A DNA window from Mastomys coucha isolate ucsf_1 unplaced genomic scaffold, UCSF_Mcou_1 pScaffold21, whole genome shotgun sequence contains the following coding sequences:
- the Fbxo46 gene encoding F-box only protein 46, with translation MDRGSLLPFQLWCPRPFSKYSQNQPRPPSAALKPPVCPDTSSGTEPDHRPAHLENAPPALAAEAPTSQHAPLLSTAASGDEGRVLLDTWYVIKPGNTKEKVAFFVAHQCGGGSRASSMKIKGHWGSDSSKAKRRRRCLEPTKAPPDQGGREGSPATEVAPTSSGDDVDLLSVAEMVALVEQRAALALQSYPRPSAPAPVVFVSAEQGGPAKGLGSERRSGGGDCSRVAEAVAHFEAQRDSPPTKGLRKEERPGPGPGEVRIAFRISNVREPHSPDGNLPNGGGGRPGCAYPGSPGPGTRAKDKITCDLYQLISPSRDALPSNVEFLLARADEASEGETPAPTRPEDTPPAPPPPPARDCSASGFHVDVVVTGVVDACIFFGKDGTKNVKEETVCLTVSPEEPPPPGQLFFLQSRGPEGPPEPPPADAPSTVPGPDDSEGTTDTSLCRLYRHVSHDFLEIRFKIQRLLEPRQYMLQLPEHVLVKIFSFLPTRALAALKCTCHHFKGIIEAFGVRATDSRWSRDPLYRDDPCKQCRKRYEKGDVSLCRWHPKPYHHDLPYGRSYWMCCRRADRETPGCRLGLHDNNWVLPCNGVGGGRAGREEGR, from the coding sequence atggaCAGAGGCAGCCTCCTGCCCTTCCAACTCTGGTGCCCCCGGCCCTTCAGCAAATATTCCCAGAACCAGCCGCGCCCACCTTCCGCAGCCCTCAAGCCACCAGTCTGCCCTGACACAAGCAGCGGGACTGAGCCCGACCACAGGCCTGCGCACTTGGAGAATGCACCACCTGCCTTGGCTGCAGAGGCCCCCACCTCCCAGCATGCTCCACTCCTCTCTACAGCAGCTTCAGGCGATGAGGGTCGAGTCTTGCTGGACACGTGGTACGTTATCAAGCCTGGAAATACAAAGGAGAAGGTGGCCTTCTTTGTGGCCCACCAGTGTGGTGGAGGTAGCCGGGCTAGCTCTATGAAGATCAAAGGGCACTGGGGCAGTGACAGCTCCAAAGCTAAGAGGAGGAGGCGCTGCCTTGAGCCCACCAAGGCTCCTCCAGACcaagggggcagagaaggaagccctGCCACCGAGGTGGCCCCCACTTCATCCGGGGATGATGTAGACCTGCTCTCTGTAGCAGAAATGGTGGCCCTGGTTGAACAGAGAGCTGCCCTGGCCCTGCAGAGTTACCCACGCCCCAGTGCCCCAGCTCCTGTGGTCTTTGTGTCAGCTGAGCAGGGGGGACCAGCCAAGGGGCTAGGGTCGGAAAGGCGTTCTGGTGGTGGTGACTGCAGCAGAGTTGCTGAGGCAGTGGCCCACTTTGAGGCCCAACGGGACAGCCCTCCAACCAAGGGTCTCCGCAAGGAGGAGCGGCCAGGCCCTGGGCCCGGCGAGGTTCGTATAGCTTTCCGCATTTCCAATGTCCGAGAGCCCCATTCGCCAGATGGCAACTTACCCAATGGGGGTGGAGGTCGGCCTGGTTGTGCCTACCCTGGTAGTCCCGGGCCTGGGACTCGAGCCAAAGACAAAATCACCTGCGACTTGTACCAGCTTATCAGCCCCTCCAGGGACGCCCTTCCCAGCAACGTGGAGTTCCTACTGGCCAGGGCCGATGAAGCCAGTGAGGGTGAGACACCAGCCCCCACCAGGCCTGAGGACACCCCACCAGCACCGCCTCCACCCCCTGCCCGGGACTGTAGTGCATCAGGATTCCATGTCGATGTGGTGGTAACAGGTGTAGTGGATGCATGCATCTTCTTTGGCAAAGATGGCACCAAGAACGTGAAGGAAGAGACTGTGTGCCTGACTGTGAGCCCCGAGGAGCCACCCCCACCTGGCCAGCTCTTCTTCCTGCAGTCCCGCGGTCCAGAAGGGCCTCCTGAACCACCCCCAGCTGATGCACCAAGCACAGTGCCAGGCCCCGATGACTCTGAGGGCACAACGGACACCTCCCTGTGCCGGCTGTACCGGCATGTGTCACACGACTTCCTGGAGATTCGCTTCAAAATCCAGCGTCTTCTGGAGCCACGGCAGTACATGCTGCAGCTGCCTGAGCATGTGCTTGTCAAGATCTTCAGCTTCCTGCCCACACGGGCCCTGGCAGCCCTCAAGTGCACCTGCCACCACTTCAAGGGTATCATCGAGGCTTTTGGTGTACGGGCCACGGACTCTCGCTGGAGCCGGGACCCACTCTACCGAGATGACCCTTGTAAGCAGTGCCGCAAGAGATACGAGAAAGGTGATGTGTCACTCTGCCGCTGGCACCCCAAACCCTACCACCATGACCTGCCTTATGGACGTTCCTACTGGATGTGCTGCCGCAGAGCAGATCGAGAGACACCAGGCTGTCGCCTAGGCTTGCACGACAACAACTGGGTACTGCCCTGCAATGGAGTAGGTGGAGGCCGTGCTGGCCGGGAAGAGGGGAGGTGA
- the Qpctl gene encoding glutaminyl-peptide cyclotransferase-like protein gives MSPGSRGRPRQRLGDRGLLKAPSLSKRRLLPRVQLLPLLLLALTMGLAFYIVWNSWHPAVEEVSRSRDLRVPLIGSLSEAKLRLVVGQLDPQRLWGTFLRPLLIVRPPGSPGNLQVRKFLEATLQSLSAGWHVELDPFTASTPLGSLDFGNVVATLDPGAARHLTLACHYDSKFFPPGLPPFVGATDSAVPCALLLELVQALDVMLSRVKQQAAQVTLQLFFLDGEEALKEWGPKDSLYGSRHLAQIMETIPHSPGPTRIQAIVRSIPLGSGAGGRAGEGGVEKRLHRLNLLQSHPQEVMYFQPGEPPGPVEDDHIPFLRRGVPVLHLIATPFPAVWHTPADTEANLHPPTVHNLSRILAVFLAEYLGL, from the exons ATGAGTCCCGGGAGCCGCGGGCGGCCCCGGCAGCGGCTGGGGGATCGCGGCCTCCTGAAAGCACCCTCACTCTCCAAGCGCCGACTTCTGCCGCGAGTGCAgctcctgcccctgctgctgctggcgcTGACTATGGGCTTGGCTTTCTATATCGTCTGGAATAGCTGGCACCCTGCGGTTGAGGAGGTGTCACGGAGCCGGGATCTGCGG GTCCCGCTGATCGGAAGCCTTTCAGAAGCTAAGTTGCGGCTGGTGGTAGGGCAGCTGGATCCGCAACGTCTCTGGGGAACCTTCCTGCGTCCCTTGTTGATTGTGCGACCCCCGGGTAGTCCTGGCAATCTCCAAGTGAGAAAG TTCCTGGAGGCTACGTTGCAGTCCCTATCGGCAGGCTGGCACGTGGAACTGGACCCATTCACAGCCTCAACCCCCTTGGGGTCACTGGATTTCGGGAACGTGGTGGCCACACTTGACCCAGGAGCTGCCCGTCACCTCACTCTCGCCTGCCATTATGACTCCAAGTTCTTCCCTCctgggttgcctccctttgtgggGGCCACAGATTCAGCTGTGCCCTGTGCCTTGCTTCTGGAGTTGGTCCAGGCCCTGGACGTCATGCTGAGCAGAGTCAAGCAGCAG GCAGCACAGGTGACCCTGCAGCTGTTCTTCTTGGATGGGGAGGAGGCGCTGAAGGAGTGGGGACCAAAGGACTCCCTCTATGGCTCCAGGCACCTAGCTCAGATCATGGAGACTATACCGCACAGTCCGGGCCCCACCAGGATCCAGGCGATTGTAAGATCCATTCCTCTGGGCTCTGGAGCAGGAGGCAGGGCGGGGGAAGGAGGGGTGG AGAAGCGCCTTCACCGTCTGAACCTACTCCAGTCTCACCCACAGGAAGTGATGTACTTCCAACCCGGGGAGCCCCCTGGCCCCGTGGAAGATGACCACATCCCCTTCCTTCGCAGAG GGGTCCCAGTGCTCCACCTCATCGCAACACCGTTCCCTGCTGTGTGGCACACACCCGCTGACACCGAGGCCAACCTCCATCCGCCCACTGTGCATAACCTGAGCCGCATCCTCGCTGTGTTTCTGGCAGAGTACCTGGGACTCTAG
- the Snrpd2 gene encoding small nuclear ribonucleoprotein Sm D2, with protein sequence MSLLNKPKSEMTPEELQKREEEEFNTGPLSVLTQSVKNNTQVLINCRNNKKLLGRVKAFDRHCNMVLENVKEMWTEVPKSGKGKKKSKPVNKDRYISKMFLRGDSVIVVLRNPLIAGK encoded by the exons AT GAGTCTCCTCAATAAACCCAAGAGTGAGATGACCCCAGAGGAGCTGCAGAAGCGGGAGGAGGAGGAATTCAACACAGGTCCCCTGTCAGTGCTCACGCAGTCGGTCAAGAACAACACACAAGTGCTCATTAACTGTCGAAACAACAAGAAGCTGCTGGGCCGGGTGAAGGCCTTTGACAG GCACTgcaacatggtgctggaaaatGTGAAGGAGATGTGGACTGAGGTCCCCAAGAGCGGTAAGGGTAAGAAGAAGTCCAAGCCTGTCAACAAAGACCGCTACATCTCCAAGATGTTCCTGCGCGGGGACTCGGTCATCGTGGTGCTGCGGAACCCTCTCATCGCCGGCAAGTAA